In the genome of Sardina pilchardus chromosome 14, fSarPil1.1, whole genome shotgun sequence, one region contains:
- the lmbrd2b gene encoding G-protein coupled receptor-associated protein LMBRD2B isoform X2: MSGAALGIEIVVVFFLALFLLHRYGDFRKQQRMVLFGTLLAWYLCFLIVFILPLDVSTTIYKQCVIDREQHAATPATVLSNQTSGNSTVLPTKSIPKACHKPWSYIPNGIMPVFWRVVYWTSQCLTWLLLPFMQSYARSGGFSITSKIKTALIENAIYYGTYLLIFGSLLIYVAVHPELRLNWYELQTIGITAANTWGLFLLVLLMGYGLVEIPRSYWDNSHHGHLLIKTYFKLAKLMTEKADSEENLEDVMEEVRKVSESIKYNHPLRKNIDTILRKCPVDYQEKMGRNMDDYEDFDDKRNTYPSEKSLAKLHKQTIYAVQRHNRTRVQWQMLLEEAFHLEDVAKNETSSSREFVHSFAPSEPPGWFSRYLYTPAVEWYWECLLKQWFYRVLAVVLSLFSVAVVWSECTFFSTKPVLSLFAVFIQLAERDYNYLYIEMACFITIFFLCTCVYSTVFRIRVFNYYYLAPHHQTDAYSLQFSGMLFCRLTPPLCLNFLGLIHMDSAISHQAKQQTAYTSIMGSMRVLSFIADGFYIYYPMLIVLLCIATYFSLGTRCLNLLGFQQFMGDNELTSDLIDEGKELLRRERRKRQRTEDGENRRREWRERYGNREQSGARSVQQSEMKETNYSDTANTNANTNPNTNTGPGRPKYTRTSSQAERDCIELLEDAEPLDFNADVPTDDPLGAETGSRHTGGRYLSMSSSRSRIFDDV, translated from the exons ATGAGTGGTGCCGCTCTGGGCATTGAGATCGTGGTGGTCTTCTTCCTGGCCCTCTTCCTGCTGCACCGCTATGGAGACTTCCGGAAGCAGCAGCGCATGGTGCTCTTTGGCACCCTGCTGGCCTGGTACCTGTGTTTCCTCATCGTCTTCATCCTGCCCCTGGATGTCAGCACG ACCATCTACAAGCAGTGTGTCATCGACCGCGAGCAGCATGCTGCGACTCCAGCCACAGTGTTGTCCAACCAGACATCAGGAAACTCAACAGTCTTGCCAACAAAGAG CATTCCAAAAGCATGCCACAAGCCATGGAGCTACATTCCAAACGGGATCATGCCGGTGTTCTGGAGGGTGGTGTACTGGACCTCTCAGTGTCTCACCTG GCTGCTGTTGCCCTTCATGCAGTCGTACGCTCGCTCAGGCGGCTTCTCCATCACCAGCAAAATCAAGACGGCGCTCATCGAGAACGCCATCTACTACGGCACCTACCTGCTCATATTCGGCTCCCTTCTCATCTACGTGGCCGTCCACCCAGAGTTGCGTCTGAACTG gtatgagCTGCAGACCATCGGCATCACTGCAGCCAACACCTGGGGCCTGttcctgctggtgctgctgatggGCTACGGCCTGGTGGAGATCCCCCGCTCCTACTGGGACAACTCCCACCACGGCCACCTCCTCATCAAGACCTACTTCAAGCTGGCCAAGCTCATGACCGAGAAGGCCGACTCCGAGGAGAACCTGGAGGACGTCATGGAG GAGGTGAGAAAAGTCAGTGAGTCTATCAAGTACAACCATCCACTGAGGAAGAACATTGACACCATTCTGAGGAAG TGTCCTGTTGACTATCAGGAGAAGATGGGCAGGAATATGGACGACTACGAGGACTTTGACGACAAGCGGAACACCTACCCCAGTGAGAAGAGTCTAGCCAAACTCCACAAACAG actatTTACGCAGTGCAGAGACACAACCGCACCCGTGTCCAATGGCAGATGCTGCTGGAGGAGGCCTTCCACCTGGAGGACGTGGCCAAGAACGAGACCAGCTCGTCCAGGGAGTTTGTCCACAGCTTCGCCCCGTCCGAGCCCCCGGGCTGGTTCAGCCGCTACTTGTACACGCCCGCTGTCG AGTGGTACTGGGAGTGCCTGCTGAAGCAGTGGTTCTACCGGGTTCTTGCCGTGGTGCTGTCCCTGTTCTCTGTGGCTGTGGTGTGGTCCGAGTGCACCTTCTTCAGCACCAAGCCCGTGCTCTCACTATTCGCCGTCTTCATCCAGCTGGCTGAGAGGGACTATAACTACCTGTACATCGAG ATGGCGTGCTTCATCACAATCTTCTTCCTGTGCACCTGCGTGTACTCCACTGTGTTCCGCATTCGAGTGTTCAACTACTACTACCTGGCCCCACACCATCAGACCGACGCCTACAGCCTGCAGTTCAGCGGCAT GCTTTTCTGCCGTTTGACTCCCCCACTGTGTCTGAATTTCCTGGGTCTGATTCACATGGACTCTGCAATTTCCCATCAGGCAAAGCAGCAGACAGCCTACACCTCA ATCATGGGCTCAATGCGAGTCCTGTCTTTCATTGCTGATGGCTTCTACATCTACTACCCCATGCTCATCGTGCTGCTCTGCATCGCCACCTACTTCAG CCTTGGAACACGCTGTCTGAACCTCCTGGGCTTCCAGCAGTTTATGGGAGACAATGAGTTGACCTCAGATCTGATAGACGAGGGCAAAGAACTACTCAGACGag agagaagaaaacgaCAAAGAACAGAGGATGGAGAAAATCGAAGAAGA GAGTGGAGGGAGCGCTATGGCAACCGGGAACAGAGTGGGGCAAGGAGTGTTCAGCAGTCTGAGATGAAGGAGACCAACTACTCCGACACAGCCAACACCAACGCCAACACCAaccccaacaccaacacaggcCCCGGCAGAC CCAAGTACACTCGGACCAGCagtcaggcagagagagactgcaTCGAGCTCCTGGAGGACGCAGAGCCTCTGGACTTCAACGCTGATGTACCCACTGATGACCCACTGGGAGCAGAAACCGGCAG TAGGCACACTGGTGGGAGGTACTTGTCCATGTCGTCTTCACGGAGCCGAATCTTCGATGACGTCTGA
- the lmbrd2b gene encoding G-protein coupled receptor-associated protein LMBRD2B isoform X1, with amino-acid sequence MSGAALGIEIVVVFFLALFLLHRYGDFRKQQRMVLFGTLLAWYLCFLIVFILPLDVSTTIYKQCVIDREQHAATPATVLSNQTSGNSTVLPTKSIPKACHKPWSYIPNGIMPVFWRVVYWTSQCLTWLLLPFMQSYARSGGFSITSKIKTALIENAIYYGTYLLIFGSLLIYVAVHPELRLNWYELQTIGITAANTWGLFLLVLLMGYGLVEIPRSYWDNSHHGHLLIKTYFKLAKLMTEKADSEENLEDVMEEVRKVSESIKYNHPLRKNIDTILRKCPVDYQEKMGRNMDDYEDFDDKRNTYPSEKSLAKLHKQTIYAVQRHNRTRVQWQMLLEEAFHLEDVAKNETSSSREFVHSFAPSEPPGWFSRYLYTPAVEWYWECLLKQWFYRVLAVVLSLFSVAVVWSECTFFSTKPVLSLFAVFIQLAERDYNYLYIEMACFITIFFLCTCVYSTVFRIRVFNYYYLAPHHQTDAYSLQFSGMLFCRLTPPLCLNFLGLIHMDSAISHQAKQQTAYTSIMGSMRVLSFIADGFYIYYPMLIVLLCIATYFSLGTRCLNLLGFQQFMGDNELTSDLIDEGKELLRRERRKRQRTEDGENRRREWRERYGNREQSGARSVQQSEMKETNYSDTANTNANTNPNTNTGPGRQAKYTRTSSQAERDCIELLEDAEPLDFNADVPTDDPLGAETGSRHTGGRYLSMSSSRSRIFDDV; translated from the exons ATGAGTGGTGCCGCTCTGGGCATTGAGATCGTGGTGGTCTTCTTCCTGGCCCTCTTCCTGCTGCACCGCTATGGAGACTTCCGGAAGCAGCAGCGCATGGTGCTCTTTGGCACCCTGCTGGCCTGGTACCTGTGTTTCCTCATCGTCTTCATCCTGCCCCTGGATGTCAGCACG ACCATCTACAAGCAGTGTGTCATCGACCGCGAGCAGCATGCTGCGACTCCAGCCACAGTGTTGTCCAACCAGACATCAGGAAACTCAACAGTCTTGCCAACAAAGAG CATTCCAAAAGCATGCCACAAGCCATGGAGCTACATTCCAAACGGGATCATGCCGGTGTTCTGGAGGGTGGTGTACTGGACCTCTCAGTGTCTCACCTG GCTGCTGTTGCCCTTCATGCAGTCGTACGCTCGCTCAGGCGGCTTCTCCATCACCAGCAAAATCAAGACGGCGCTCATCGAGAACGCCATCTACTACGGCACCTACCTGCTCATATTCGGCTCCCTTCTCATCTACGTGGCCGTCCACCCAGAGTTGCGTCTGAACTG gtatgagCTGCAGACCATCGGCATCACTGCAGCCAACACCTGGGGCCTGttcctgctggtgctgctgatggGCTACGGCCTGGTGGAGATCCCCCGCTCCTACTGGGACAACTCCCACCACGGCCACCTCCTCATCAAGACCTACTTCAAGCTGGCCAAGCTCATGACCGAGAAGGCCGACTCCGAGGAGAACCTGGAGGACGTCATGGAG GAGGTGAGAAAAGTCAGTGAGTCTATCAAGTACAACCATCCACTGAGGAAGAACATTGACACCATTCTGAGGAAG TGTCCTGTTGACTATCAGGAGAAGATGGGCAGGAATATGGACGACTACGAGGACTTTGACGACAAGCGGAACACCTACCCCAGTGAGAAGAGTCTAGCCAAACTCCACAAACAG actatTTACGCAGTGCAGAGACACAACCGCACCCGTGTCCAATGGCAGATGCTGCTGGAGGAGGCCTTCCACCTGGAGGACGTGGCCAAGAACGAGACCAGCTCGTCCAGGGAGTTTGTCCACAGCTTCGCCCCGTCCGAGCCCCCGGGCTGGTTCAGCCGCTACTTGTACACGCCCGCTGTCG AGTGGTACTGGGAGTGCCTGCTGAAGCAGTGGTTCTACCGGGTTCTTGCCGTGGTGCTGTCCCTGTTCTCTGTGGCTGTGGTGTGGTCCGAGTGCACCTTCTTCAGCACCAAGCCCGTGCTCTCACTATTCGCCGTCTTCATCCAGCTGGCTGAGAGGGACTATAACTACCTGTACATCGAG ATGGCGTGCTTCATCACAATCTTCTTCCTGTGCACCTGCGTGTACTCCACTGTGTTCCGCATTCGAGTGTTCAACTACTACTACCTGGCCCCACACCATCAGACCGACGCCTACAGCCTGCAGTTCAGCGGCAT GCTTTTCTGCCGTTTGACTCCCCCACTGTGTCTGAATTTCCTGGGTCTGATTCACATGGACTCTGCAATTTCCCATCAGGCAAAGCAGCAGACAGCCTACACCTCA ATCATGGGCTCAATGCGAGTCCTGTCTTTCATTGCTGATGGCTTCTACATCTACTACCCCATGCTCATCGTGCTGCTCTGCATCGCCACCTACTTCAG CCTTGGAACACGCTGTCTGAACCTCCTGGGCTTCCAGCAGTTTATGGGAGACAATGAGTTGACCTCAGATCTGATAGACGAGGGCAAAGAACTACTCAGACGag agagaagaaaacgaCAAAGAACAGAGGATGGAGAAAATCGAAGAAGA GAGTGGAGGGAGCGCTATGGCAACCGGGAACAGAGTGGGGCAAGGAGTGTTCAGCAGTCTGAGATGAAGGAGACCAACTACTCCGACACAGCCAACACCAACGCCAACACCAaccccaacaccaacacaggcCCCGGCAGAC AAGCCAAGTACACTCGGACCAGCagtcaggcagagagagactgcaTCGAGCTCCTGGAGGACGCAGAGCCTCTGGACTTCAACGCTGATGTACCCACTGATGACCCACTGGGAGCAGAAACCGGCAG TAGGCACACTGGTGGGAGGTACTTGTCCATGTCGTCTTCACGGAGCCGAATCTTCGATGACGTCTGA